DNA from Kineosporiaceae bacterium:
GACTGTCAGCGTGCCTCCTACGAGGCGCTGCACGACCTGGCGCACGAGGTCTCGGCGGGTCGGTGGGTGGCGCTCGGCGGCGGCGGCTACGAGGTGGTGGACGTCGTCCCGCGGGCCTGGTCACACCTGATCGGGATCGCGGCGCACGCCCCGGTCGACCCCGAGACGGCCATCCCTCCCGGGTGGCGGGACTACGTCATGGAACGCTTCGCCCGGCATGCGCCGCCCCGCATGACGGACGGCGCCGAGGTGCACTACCGCTCGTGGGCGATGGGCCACGACCCGGGCGATGCGGTCGATCGCTCGGTGATGGCGACCCGCCGGGCGGTCTTCCCACTGCGTGGGCTCGATCCCTGGTTCGACTGACGAAGATCACACCGGCGGTGTGCGCCGAACCGGTTCCGGTCGACGGCTGCCCAGGTTTCTGACAGCCGGGCGTGGTCTCATGGATGGATGTCCCGGGTGACGCTGATCCACTACCTCGCCGAGGTTCGGGAGCGCATGTCGTATTCGCCGACGATCATGCTCGCCGTGCTGGGGTGTCTGTTGGTCGCCCTGATGCTGGCCCTCGGTGGCAGCCGGTGGGCGGCGGCCGCGCTGGTGCCCCTGGCCGGCGCCTGGTTGATGGCCAATCAACTGGTCGAGGGGCCGACCTTGCTGGCGCTGTCGTGGAATCACGGCATCACCGCGGCCGACGTGCTGTCGATGGCGGCCCTGATGGTGGCGTTCTGGCGGCTGTGGCCACCGATCGTCCGCCTGTTGGACGGTCCGACGCGGTGAGCCGGCCGACCCGAGGCCGATTCGGGGCTCCTGGGGTGTGAGCACCGTCACCGGTGTCGCTGCAGGTCACGGGCGCTGTCGCCGAGTCCGACACGACGGCGGTTTCCCATCTGTCACGCCTGCCTCTAGTGTGCTCCTCAGTTCCACCAGTGGCGTGAGTTCGATCAGTTGGACCAACGCAACGCAGACAGGCCGTCCCGGGGGTGTGCCGGCCGAGGCACGAGGGGTTGGTGCTCAGGTAATGCCCGGTGATTTCAACGACGTTCGGTTCCTGACCGTGGCCGAGGTCGCGTCGATCATGCGCGTGTCCAAGATGACGGTGTATCGGCTGGTGCACTCCGGCGAGATGCCCGCCGTCCGGGTGGGACGTTCGTTCCGCGTACCGGAGTCGGCGGTGCACGACTATCTGCGCCACTCCTACGTCGATACCGCCTGAGTTCGACGAGGCAGGCGTCGGCGGTGGGTCTCGATCCGACCCGCTGGACGGCTTCGTGGCGCCCGCGTCCGGTGATCCTCACCCCGCCTCGGGTGGTGTCGGGTGATCCCGGGTCGAAGCAGGTCGAATAGTTGTCCGCGGCGGCCGTCGCCACCGTGTCGGCCGGGTAGGCTGACGCAGATCGGGTGCCGCCACCGGTATCCGCTGCTCTGCTGCTCGTCCGCTCTCCCTTCGGGTGAATCGGGCGCGTCGCCGGACTGCATCCCTATCGAGTGTCATCCGTACCGACTGCGAGGTCCCGTGGGCTCCGTCATCAAGAAGCGCCGCAAGCGCATGGCCAAGAAGAAGCACCGCAAGCTGCTGCGCAAGACGCGCCACCAGCGCCGCAACCGCAAGTGACCAGGCGGGTCGGCCGTCCCCGACGGCCGGCCGACCCGGCACGGTCGCATCCGACGCTGTCCGACCTCGACGCGGCACCTTCCACACCAGGGGCAACGATGGGGCGAGTGGTTCTCGTGACGGGGGTCTCGAGGTATCTGGGGGGGCGTTTCGCCCATCTCCTGACCCGTGACCCCTCGGTCGAACGTGTCATCGGCGTGGACGTCGTCCCGCCGACCCAGGACATCGGTGACGCCGAGTTCGTGCGCGCCGACATCCGCAACCCGGTGATCGCCAAGGTGATCGCCCGGGCGGAGGTCGACACCGTCGTCCACATGAACGTGATCGCCACCCCGACGGGTGCCGGCGGGCGGGTCTCCATGAAGGAGATCAACGTCATCGGCACCATGCAGCTGCTCGCGGCCTGTCAGAAGTCGCCGAGTGTGCGCCGGTTGGTGGTCAAGTCGACCGCCGGCGTCTACGGCTCGAGCCCGCGCGATCCGGCCATGTTCACCGAGGAGACCGGCGCCAAGGTGTTGCCGCGCTCTGGATGGGCCAAGGACTGCGTCGAGGTCGAGGGCTACGTCCGCGGATTCTCGCGGCGCCGTCCGGACGTCGAGGTGATCACCCTGCGGCTGGCCAGCTTCATCGGCCCGCAGGTGCGTACCCCGCTCACCGACTACTTCACCCTGCCGCTGGTGCCGACGGTGCTGGGGTTCGACGCCCGGCTGCAGTTCATCCACGAGGACGACGGCCTCGAGGCGTTGCGCCGGGCCACCGTCGGCGAGGTGACCGGCACGATCAACATCGCCGGGGACGGCGTGATCACGCTCAGCCAAGCGGTGCGGATGGTGGGGCATCCCTTCGTGGCGGTGCCGCACAAACTGTCCGGCGTGATCGGCCAGTTGGTCCGTCGGGCCGGTCTGGCCGACTTCTCGCCCGAGCAGGTGCGGTTCCTGTCCTACGGCCGGGTGATGGACACCACCCGGATGCGTGAGGTGCTGGGCTTCTCGCCGGGGTACACCACCCGTGAGGCATTCGTCGATTTCGTCCGCGGCCGCGGTCTGCACGGACCGCTGTCCCCTGAGGTGGTGGCGCGCGTGGAGCACGGATTGCTCGGCGTCTTGACCCATCAGGACCAGAAGGCGGGTGCCTGATGGCCGAGGGCACGCACGGACACGCCACGGCACGCACACGCGCGAGTTCCGCTGTGATCGCAGGGGCCGAGCGCGCCTCCGGTGAGCGGGCGCGCCGCCGCCGCCGGACGACGCCGCTGCTGGCCGACCTCGAACCGATTCCTGAATCGGTTCAGGAATCGGTTCAGGAATCGGTTCAGGAATCGGTTCAGGAATCGAGGCCCACCAAGGCCGCGAAGCCCCGTACCGCGGCCTCTGCTCAGGCCGCGATGCCGGCGCAGGCACCGAAACAAGCACCGAAACAAGCACCGAAACCGGCCCGGACCTCGAAACCGGCGCCGGCCTCGAAGCGAGCACCTGCCGCCCGACCCGCGCCGGCCTCACCGCCCGACTCGCCACCCACCTCGACGCCGACCTCCACGCCGACCTCCACGCCGACCCGGACACCCGGCCCGCCACCGCGATCCGCGGTGATCGGTGCGTCCCGACGGGCGAAGGCGGCTGCGGCGCCGCGACGTCCAGCTGCCCGGCAGACCTCGGGGGGCGAGCGCTTGGTGGCGGTCGCGGATCTGGCGGCCGAGGCCGGTCAGCGGATCGTGGAGGCCATCGAGCAGGAGGGCGCCGGTGCGGCCGGCAGCGGCGGTGCCCGTGACCTCGAGGGCCGCATCGTCGAGATCCTCGCGTTCCTGCGGCGTCGGCTGACCGGTGACTACGCCGTCGACGAGTTCGGCTTCGACCCCGAACTGACCGAGACCGTGTTGCTCCACCTGACCCGGGTGCTCTACAAGCACTGGTTCCGGGTCGAGGTGCGCGGCATCGACAACGTGCCGTCCACCGGCGGTGCCCTGATCGTGGCCAACCACGCCGGCGCGATCGCCCTGGATGCCGTGATGGTGCAAGTGGCCTTGCACGACGAGCACCCCGAGCATCGCTTCCTGCGCTCCCTCGGCGCCGACCTGGTGTTCTCGGCGCCGGTCCTGGGTGAGTTGGCGCGCAAGACCGGGGCCACGTTGGCCAACAACGCCGATGCCGAGCGGCTGCTGTCCTCCGGCGAGGTGGTGGGGGTCTGGCCCGAGGGGTTCAAGGGCATCGGCAAGCCGTTCAGTGAGCGGTACAAGCTGCAACGCTTCGGCCGGGGCGGTTTCGTGTCGGCCGCGCTGCGCACCGGGACGCCGATCATTCCGTGCGCGATCGTGGGCTCGGAGGAGACCTACCCGATCATCGGCAACATGCCCGCGGTGGCCCGGCTGCTGGGGGTGCCGTACGCGCCGATCACCCCGACGTTCACCCTGTTGGGGGTGCTCGGGGCGATCCCCTTGCCGAGCAAGTGGCTGATCGAGTTCGGCGCCCCGGTGCCCACCGACCATCTCGGCCCTGCGGCCGCCGAGGATCCGATGCTGGTCTTCGACCTCACCGATCAGGTGCGCCAGACCATCCAGCAGACGCTCTACCAGCTGCTGGTGCAGCGCCAGTCGGTCTTCTTCTGACCCCCACCCCTCGGTGATCATGCAATCCGTGCACGTTTTGTGCATCGTTTGCATGGTCACGACGGCTTTGTGCACGGATTACATGATCACCGAGGGGTCAGCAGGGCATCACCGAGGGGTCAGTGGGTCAGGGGTGGGGGTGCGGCGGCGTCGGACCGCCAGGGCGCCCATGGCCGCGCCCACGGCCATGCCGGTGAGCAGCGTCGCCGGGACGCCGATGCGAGCCGCCTTGCGGCTGGTGCGGAAGTCGCGGATCGTCCAGCCGTTGGTCCGGGCGTGGGCGCGCAACGCGGCGTCGGGGTTGACCGCCACCGGACGTCCGACCAGCGACAGCATCGGCAGGTCGTTCGTCGAGTCGCTGTAGGCCGAGCAATCGGCGAGGTCCAGACCCTCGAGGGCTGCCAGGGCGCGCACCGCATCCGCCTTGGCCTGGCCGTGCATGATGCCGCCCACCAGCCGGCCGGTGTATGCGCCGTCGACGACCTCGGCGACCGTGCCCAACGCCCCGGTGAGCTCGAGCCGACGGGCGATCACCTCGGCCACCTCGACCGGGGTGGCGGTGACCAGCCAGACCTGATGCCCGGCGGCCATGTGCTCGCGGGCCAGCGCATAGGGGCCGGGCCAGATCTTGTCGGCCATCAGCTCGTCGTAGATCTCCTCGCCGATGGCTCGCAGCTCGGTGACCCGGTACCCCTCGACGAACGACAGTGCCTTGGCCTCGATGTCGGCGACGTGGTCCAGGTTCTCGCCCAGCATCAGGAAGTTGATCTGCTGCCAGGCGAAGTGGGCGATGTCGCGCCACGTGAGCAGCTTGCGCTGATAGAGGCCTCGGGCCATCTGGAAGATCGAGGCGCCGCGCATGATCGTGTTGTCGAGGTCGAAGAAGGCGGCGCGTGGCGGTTCGTCCGACGGCGGCTCGCCGGCCTCGGGCGGGACGGCGTCCCCGATCTCGACCACGGCCTCACTCTAGGCGGGACGGGCGGGACAGGACGGGGGTCTGCGGTCCCTTGTCGTCCATCGCACTAGGCTGGCCCGATGGCACGCATCACCCTCATCGGCAAGCCGGGATGTCACCTGTGTGACGTCGCCCAGGAAGTGATCGAAAAGGTCAGTGCCGACACCGGGACGACGTGGGAGAAGGTCTCGATCGACGACGACCGCGCCCTGAAGCGCAAGTACTGGGACAAGATCCCGGTGATCATGGTTGACGGGGGCGAGTTCGCGATGTACCGCGTGGAGGAGCAGGGGCTGCGGGCCGCTCTCGACCGCTGACCGACGACGAGGTGTGAGTCGTCGGGACATCCCACGATCGACTTTGTGCATTCGTTCACAAGTGCCTAGGCTGGCGGGACACCCCAGGTCGAGGAGTTCGTCCCACTCGTGTCCACCGACAGAGCCCACCGATTGCCCGGTGCTGCCCGATCGCTGCGTCCGGCGGTACCCGAGGCCACGGTCGCCCGATTGCCGGTCTACCTGCGGGTCCTCACGCTGCAGGCCGAGGACGGTGTCGAGACGCTCAGCTCGGAGGAGCTGGCCACGGCGGCGGGGGTGGGTTCGGCCATGGTCCGCAAGGACCTGTCGCACCTGGGGTCCTACGGCACCCGAGGGGTCGGCTACGAGGTCGACTACCTGATCTACCAGATCTCGCGTGAGCTGGGTCTGACCCAGGATTGGCGCGTCCTGATCATCGGCGCCG
Protein-coding regions in this window:
- a CDS encoding helix-turn-helix domain-containing protein, with the translated sequence MPGDFNDVRFLTVAEVASIMRVSKMTVYRLVHSGEMPAVRVGRSFRVPESAVHDYLRHSYVDTA
- a CDS encoding AURKAIP1/COX24 domain-containing protein, giving the protein MGSVIKKRRKRMAKKKHRKLLRKTRHQRRNRK
- a CDS encoding NAD-dependent epimerase/dehydratase family protein, which encodes MGRVVLVTGVSRYLGGRFAHLLTRDPSVERVIGVDVVPPTQDIGDAEFVRADIRNPVIAKVIARAEVDTVVHMNVIATPTGAGGRVSMKEINVIGTMQLLAACQKSPSVRRLVVKSTAGVYGSSPRDPAMFTEETGAKVLPRSGWAKDCVEVEGYVRGFSRRRPDVEVITLRLASFIGPQVRTPLTDYFTLPLVPTVLGFDARLQFIHEDDGLEALRRATVGEVTGTINIAGDGVITLSQAVRMVGHPFVAVPHKLSGVIGQLVRRAGLADFSPEQVRFLSYGRVMDTTRMREVLGFSPGYTTREAFVDFVRGRGLHGPLSPEVVARVEHGLLGVLTHQDQKAGA
- a CDS encoding acyltransferase family protein; translated protein: MAEGTHGHATARTRASSAVIAGAERASGERARRRRRTTPLLADLEPIPESVQESVQESVQESVQESRPTKAAKPRTAASAQAAMPAQAPKQAPKQAPKPARTSKPAPASKRAPAARPAPASPPDSPPTSTPTSTPTSTPTRTPGPPPRSAVIGASRRAKAAAAPRRPAARQTSGGERLVAVADLAAEAGQRIVEAIEQEGAGAAGSGGARDLEGRIVEILAFLRRRLTGDYAVDEFGFDPELTETVLLHLTRVLYKHWFRVEVRGIDNVPSTGGALIVANHAGAIALDAVMVQVALHDEHPEHRFLRSLGADLVFSAPVLGELARKTGATLANNADAERLLSSGEVVGVWPEGFKGIGKPFSERYKLQRFGRGGFVSAALRTGTPIIPCAIVGSEETYPIIGNMPAVARLLGVPYAPITPTFTLLGVLGAIPLPSKWLIEFGAPVPTDHLGPAAAEDPMLVFDLTDQVRQTIQQTLYQLLVQRQSVFF
- a CDS encoding HAD-IB family hydrolase, whose amino-acid sequence is MRGASIFQMARGLYQRKLLTWRDIAHFAWQQINFLMLGENLDHVADIEAKALSFVEGYRVTELRAIGEEIYDELMADKIWPGPYALAREHMAAGHQVWLVTATPVEVAEVIARRLELTGALGTVAEVVDGAYTGRLVGGIMHGQAKADAVRALAALEGLDLADCSAYSDSTNDLPMLSLVGRPVAVNPDAALRAHARTNGWTIRDFRTSRKAARIGVPATLLTGMAVGAAMGALAVRRRRTPTPDPLTPR
- a CDS encoding glutaredoxin family protein gives rise to the protein MARITLIGKPGCHLCDVAQEVIEKVSADTGTTWEKVSIDDDRALKRKYWDKIPVIMVDGGEFAMYRVEEQGLRAALDR